From SAR324 cluster bacterium, a single genomic window includes:
- a CDS encoding response regulator transcription factor yields MERKKILLVEENSEKAKKLIPSLNNQFEVTWVSGGLDAMLLFGHQNYQVLILETNLPDTDGLQMVRTIRKYGFTLPIVILSNRETAQDRIVGLQAGADDYLTKHVSLQELMLRLEILLRRIGLSEESAQGSVLREIKFPSSELRVGDVIIHRTNRTVKRAGSSIDLRKKEFELLELLMEHPNEVMSKQRIMDTLWGHGLDANESRVIDNHLCRLRAKLDEGYEKKYICTRRGAGYIFANQEDEKRIFM; encoded by the coding sequence ACCTTCTCTGAATAACCAATTTGAAGTGACGTGGGTTAGTGGTGGACTTGATGCGATGCTTCTATTCGGGCATCAAAACTACCAAGTCTTGATTCTCGAGACAAATTTGCCTGACACTGATGGTTTACAGATGGTTCGTACGATTCGAAAGTATGGATTTACATTACCAATTGTTATACTGAGTAACCGAGAAACTGCTCAGGACCGGATAGTTGGTCTGCAAGCTGGTGCTGATGACTACCTTACTAAACATGTTTCTTTGCAAGAACTGATGTTACGGCTAGAAATTCTTTTAAGGAGAATAGGCCTCTCAGAAGAATCTGCGCAGGGTAGCGTGCTTAGAGAAATAAAGTTTCCTTCATCTGAGTTGCGAGTCGGTGATGTGATAATTCATCGTACAAATCGAACAGTGAAGCGAGCTGGATCCTCAATTGATTTAAGGAAAAAAGAATTCGAACTTCTAGAATTGTTAATGGAACATCCTAATGAAGTGATGAGTAAGCAAAGAATTATGGACACCCTCTGGGGACATGGACTTGATGCAAATGAATCGAGAGTCATTGACAATCACTTATGCCGATTACGAGCGAAACTTGATGAAGGATATGAGAAGAAGTATATTTGCACTAGGCGAGGAGCAGGCTACATATTTGCAAATCAAGAAGATGAGAAAAGAATTTTTATGTAA